A stretch of the Chanos chanos chromosome 1, fChaCha1.1, whole genome shotgun sequence genome encodes the following:
- the LOC115806530 gene encoding aminopeptidase N-like, whose amino-acid sequence MGKGFYISKALGVVGIVFAAAAVATIIALSVVYAQEKTKNNEVKPTEGVITTTKTTANTPTPSKDPWDQYRLPDTLVPETYDVTLQPELVPNEFNMYIFKGHSSVVFKCVKETNLILIHSNKLNLTVLDGHHARLTSLGSTQAPSILKTWFQETTQYLVVELQGKLTVGEKYKLYTEFVGELADDLGGFYRSEYVENGQKKVVATTQMQPTDARKAFPCFDEPALKAVFNITLVHPKDTVALSNGAELSESNTHRDFCTQYMTTFALTERMSTYLLAFIVSDFGHIQSNADGLLIRIFARKAAIDAGQGEYALNKTGPILKFFEEYYNAAYPLPKSDQIALPDFNAGAMENWGLITYRETALLYDPEMSSNGNKERIATIIAHELAHMWFGNLVTLKWWNDLWLNEGFASYVEYLGAHEAEPTWNVKDLIVLNDVHRVFAVDALASSHPLSSKEEEIMRPEQISELFDAISYSKGASVLRMLSDFITEEVFKKGLSSYLNHFKFENTVYTDLWDHLQRAVEETGTNLPDTVHNIMNRWVLQMGFPVVTINTATGQISQEHFLLDPESVVDRPSEFNYEWFVPIQWMKTGAQQPISWLLNKTETKNEMMVTGNNWVLANVNVSGYYRVNYDEQNWNNLLNQLKTDRQSIPVINRAQLIDDAFNLARAGIIPTTSALRTTEYLSVETEYMPWESALDNLNYFYLMFDRTEVYGPMQAYVKQQVEPLFNYFKGITADWTKVPDGHMEQYNQVNAIRMACSTEVAACTNLTQTWYREWMNNPTRNPIHANLRTTVYCSAIAAGGAEEWDFGWQMFKNAAIASEADKLRSALACATKPWLLNRYLEYTLDPTKIRKQDATSTIIYIANNVVGQSLAWDFVRANWAYIFNEYGGGSFSFSNLINGITKRFSTEFELKQLEQFRDDNADVGFGSGTLAIQQSIESTKANIKWVEQNKAAVMDWFTQAVKS is encoded by the exons ATGGGAAAGGGGTTCTACATCAGCAAAGCCCTTGGGGTGGTAGGTATTGTGTTTGCTGCTGCGGCAGTAGCCACCATTATCGCACTGTCAGTGGTCTACGCTCAGGAGAAAACCAAGAATAATGAGGTGAAACCAACTGAGGGAGTGATAACCACCACCAAAACAACTGCCAACACACCCACGCCCTCCAAAGACCCATGGGACCAGTACCGTCTGCCGGACACCCTGGTTCCAGAGACCTACGATGTCACCTTGCAGCCCGAGCTTGTACCAAACGAATTTAACATGTACATCTTCAAGGGGCACTCCAGCGTGgtctttaaatgtgtgaaagaAACCAACTTGATTCTCATCCACTCTAACAAGTTGAACCTGACTGTATTGGATGGGCATCATGCCAGGTTGACCTCTCTTGGAAGCACACAAGCACCATCCATATTGAAAACGTGGTTTCAAGAAACAACACAGTATCTGGTGGTAGAGCTGCAGGGCAAGTTAACAGTTGGAGAAAAGTACAAGCTATACACTGAGTTTGTGGGGGAGCTAGCCGATGACCTCGGTGGTTTTTACAGAAGTGAATATGTGGAGAATGGACAGAAGAA agtGGTCGCTACGACTCAGATGCAGCCCACAGATGCCAGAAAAGCCTTCCCTTGTTTTGATGAACCTGCACTGAAGGCCGTCTTCAATATCACTCTCGTTCATCCTAAAGATACAGTTGCCCTCTCCAATGGAGCCGAGCTTAgtgagtcaaacacacaccgtGATTTTTGTACACAGTACATG ACCACATTTGCGCTTACAGAGAGGATGTCGACATACTTGTTGGCATTCATTGTCAGTGACTTTGGTCACATTCAAAGCAATGCAGATGGTCTTTTG ATCAGGATCTTTGCTCGTAAAGCAGCCATTGATGCAGGTCAAGGGGAATATGCTCTCAATAAGACAGGGCCAATACTGAAATTCTTTGAAGAGTACTACAATGCTGCTTATCCACTGCCAAAGTCAG acCAAATCGCCCTTCCTGACTTCAACGCGGGTGCCATGGAAAACTGGGGACTTATTACTTACAGAGAAACAGCCCTGTTGTATGACCCTGAAATGTCCTCCAATGGAAACAAGGAAAGGATTGCCACCATTATTGCACATGAACTTGCCCATATG TGGTTTGGAAACCTAGTGACTCTGAAGTGGTGGAATGATCTCTGGCTGAATGAAGGTTTTGCCTCTTACGTTGAGTACCTGGGTGCACATGAGGCAGAACCAACCTGGAACGTT AAAGACCTGATAGTGCTGAATGATGTACACAGAGTGTTTGCAGTGGATGCCCTGGCCTCCTCCCATCCTCTGTCCTCTAAAGAGGAAGAAATCATGAGACCTGAGCAAATCAGTGAACTGTTTGACGCCATCTCCTACAGCAAG GGAGCGTCAGTCTTGAGGATGCTCTCCGATTTCATCACTGAAGAAGTATTTAAAAAGGGACTAAGT TCCTACCTGAATCATTTTAAGTTTGAAAATACAGTTTACACAGACCTTTGGGACCACCTTCAGAGG GCGGTGGAAGAAACAGGGACGAACCTCCCTGATACTGTACATAACATCATGAATCGCTGGGTTCTACAGATGGGTTTCCCTGTGGTAACCATCAACACAGCTACTGGACAGATCTCTCAGGAACACTTCCTCTTGGACCCAGAGTCCGTAGTGGACAGACCATCCGAATTCAA TTACGAATGGTTTGTTCCCATTCAGTGGATGAAAACTGGAGCGCAGCAACCAATCAGCTGGTTGTTGAATAAAACCG aaACTAAGAATGAGATGATGGTAACCGGGAATAACTGGGTGTTAGCCAATGTCAACGTGTCTGGGTACTACAGAGTAAACTACGACGAGCAAAACTGGAATAACCTGCTAAACCAGCTGAAAACAGACCGCCAG TCTATCCCAGTCATCAACAGAGCACAACTAATTGATGATGCTTTTAACCTTGCAAG GGCAGGAATCATCCCTACAACTTCAGCTCTGCGCACTACTGAATATCTTTCTGTAGAGACTGAGTACATGCCTTGGGAATCAGCTCTTGACAACTTAAACTATTTTTACCTCATGTTCGATCGCACTGAGGTGTATGGGCCTATGCAA GCCTATGTTAAACAGCAGGTAGAGCCTCTTTTCAACTACTTCAAAGGTATTACTGCAGACTGGACCAAAGTACCAGATGGACACATGGAGCA GTATAACCAAGTAAATGCCATCCGAATGGCATGTAGCACTGAGGTAGCAGCTTGTACTAATCTCACCCAAACCTGGTACAGGGAGTGGATGAATAACCCAACTCGTAACCC GATTCACGCTAACCTGAGGACTACAGTGTACTGCAGCGCTATTGCAGCAGGGGGCGCTGAGGAGTGGGATTTTGGCTggcaaatgtttaaaaatgcagcTATTGCCTCTGAAGCTGATAAACTGAGGTCTGCACTGGCATGTGCCACCAAGCCTTGGCTACTGAACAG GTACCTGGAGTACACCTTAGATCCAACCAAAATCCGTAAGCAAGACGCCACCTCCACTATAATCTACATTGCAAACAACGTGGTTGGACAGTCTTTGGCATGGGACTTTGTTCGGGCAAACTGGGCTTACATTTTCAATGA GTATGGAGGTGGATCTTTCTCATTTTCCAATCTGATCAATGGCATTACCAAGAGATTCTCTACTGAATTCGAGCTCAAGCAG CTTGAGCAGTTCAGAGATGACAATGCAGATGTTGGCTTTGGCTCCGGTACCCTGGCCATCCAGCAGTCAATTGAAAGCACCAAGGCAAATATCAAATGGGTGGAACAGAACAAGGCTGCGGTGATGGACTGGTTCACGCAAGCAGTGAAATCGTGA
- the LOC115807778 gene encoding aminopeptidase Ey, giving the protein MGKGFYISKALGVAGIVFAAAAVATIIALSVVYAQEKTKNNEVKPTEGVITTTKTTASTPTPSKDPWDQYRLPDTLVPETYDVTLQPELVPNEFNMYIFKGHSSVVFKCVKETNLILIHSNKLNLTVLDGHHARLTSLESTPAPSILKTWFQVTTQYLVVELQGKLTVGEKYKLYTEFVGELADDLGGFYRSEYVENGQKKVVATTQMQPTDARKAFPCFDEPALKAIFNITLVHPKDTVALSNGAELSTVEITEGGKQLLKTTFALTERMSTYLLAFIVSDFGHIQSNAEGLLIRIFARKAAIDAGQGEYALNKTGPILKFFEEYYNATYPLPKSDQIALPDFNAGAMENWGLITYRETALLYDPETSSNGNKERVATVIAHELAHMWFGNLVTLKWWNDLWLNEGFASYVEYLGAHEAEPTWNVKDLIVLNDVHRVFAVDALASSHPLSSKEEEIMRPEQISELFDAISYSKGASVLRMLSDFITEEVFKKGLSSYLNHFKFENTVYTDLWDHLQRAVEETGTNLPDTVHNIMNRWVLQMGFPVVTINTATGQISQEHFLLDPESVVDRPSEFNYEWFVPIQWMKTGAQQPISWLLNKTETKNEMMVTGNNWVLANVNVFGYYRVNYDERNWNNLLNQLKTDRQSIPVINRAQLIDDAFNLARAGIIPTTSALRTTEYLSVETEYMPWESALDNLNYFYLMFDRTEVYGPMQAYVKQQVEPLFNYFKGITADWTKVPDGHMEQYNQVNAIRMACSTEVAACTNLTQTWYREWMNNPTRNPIHANLRTTVYCRAIAAGGAEEWDFGWRMFKNATIASEADKLRSALACATKPWLLNRYLEYTLDPTKIRKQDATSTIIYIANNVVGQSLAWDFVRANWAYIFNEYGGGSFSFSNLINGIAKRFSTEYELKQLEQFRDDNADVGFGSGTLAIQQSIESTKANIKWVEQNKAAVMDWFTQAVKL; this is encoded by the exons ATGGGAAAGGGGTTCTACATCAGCAAAGCCCTTGGGGTGGCAGGTATTGTGTTTGCTGCCGCAGCAGTAGCCACCATTATCGCACTGTCAGTGGTCTACGCTCAGGAGAAAACCAAGAATAATGAGGTGAAACCAACTGAAGGAGTGATAACCACCACCAAAACAACTGCCAGCACACCCACGCCCTCCAAAGACCCATGGGACCAGTACCGTCTGCCGGACACCCTGGTTCCAGAGACCTACGATGTCACCTTGCAGCCCGAGCTTGTACCAAACGAATTTAACATGTACATCTTCAAGGGGCACTCCAGCGTGgtctttaaatgtgtgaaagaAACCAACTTGATTCTCATCCACTCTAACAAGTTGAACCTGACTGTATTGGATGGGCATCATGCCAGGTTGACCTCTCTTGAAAGCACACCAGCACCATCCATATTGAAAACATGGTTTCAAGTAACAACGCAGTATCTGGTGGTAGAGCTGCAGGGCAAGTTAACAGTTGGAGAAAAGTACAAGCTATACACTGAGTTTGTAGGGGAGCTAGCCGATGACCTCGGTGGTTTTTACAGAAGTGAATATGTGGAGAATGGACAGAAGAA agtGGTCGCTACGACTCAGATGCAGCCCACAGATGCCAGAAAAGCCTTCCCTTGTTTTGATGAACCTGCACTGAAGGCCATCTTCAATATCACTCTCGTTCATCCTAAAGATACAGTTGCCCTCTCCAATGGAGCCGAGCTTA gcacTGTTGAAATTACGGAAGGTGGTAAGCAATTACTGAAGACCACATTTGCGCTTACAGAGAGGATGTCGACATACTTGTTGGCATTCATTGTCAGTGACTTTGGTCACATTCAAAGCAATGCAGAAGGTCTTTTG ATCAGGATCTTTGCTCGTAAAGCAGCCATTGATGCAGGTCAAGGGGAATATGCTCTCAATAAGACAGGGCCGATTCTGAAATTCTTTGAAGAGTACTACAATGCTACTTATCCACTGCCAAAGTCAG acCAAATCGCCCTTCCTGACTTCAACGCGGGTGCCATGGAAAACTGGGGACTTATTACTTACAGAGAAACAGCCCTGTTGTATGACCCTGAAACATCCTCCAATGGAAACAAGGAAAGGGTTGCCACTGTTATTGCACATGAACTTGCCCATATG TGGTTTGGAAACCTAGTGACTCTGAAGTGGTGGAATGATCTCTGGCTGAATGAAGGTTTTGCCTCTTACGTTGAGTACCTGGGTGCACATGAGGCAGAACCAACCTGGAACGTT AAAGACCTGATAGTGCTGAATGATGTACACAGAGTGTTTGCAGTGGATGCCCTGGCCTCCTCCCATCCCCTGTCCTCTAAAGAGGAAGAAATCATGAGACCTGAGCAAATCAGTGAACTGTTTGACGCCATCTCCTACAGCAAG GGAGCGTCAGTCTTGAGGATGCTCTCCGATTTCATCACTGAAGAAGTATTTAAAAAGGGACTAAGT TCCTACCTGAATCACTTTAAGTTTGAAAATACAGTTTACACAGACCTTTGGGACCACCTTCAGAGG GCGGTGGAAGAAACAGGGACGAACCTCCCTGATACTGTACATAACATCATGAATCGCTGGGTTCTACAGATGGGTTTCCCTGTGGTAACCATCAACACAGCTACTGGACAGATTTCTCAGGAACACTTCCTCTTGGACCCAGAGTCCGTAGTGGACAGACCATCCGAATTCAA TTACGAATGGTTTGTTCCCATTCAGTGGATGAAAACTGGAGCGCAGCAACCAATCAGCTGGTTGTTGAATAAAACCG AAACTAAGAATGAGATGATGGTAACTGGGAATAACTGGGTGTTAGCCAATGTCAACGTGTTTGGGTACTACAGAGTAAACTACGACGAGCGAAACTGGAATAACCTGCTAAACCAGCTGAAAACAGACCGCCAG tCTATTCCAGTCATCAACAGAGCACAACTAATTGATGATGCTTTTAACCTTGCAAg GGCAGGAATCATCCCTACAACTTCAGCTCTGCGCACTACTGAATATCTTTCTGTAGAGACTGAGTACATGCCTTGGGAGTCAGCTCTTGACAACTTAAACTATTTTTACCTCATGTTCGATCGCACTGAGGTGTATGGGCCTATGCAA GCCTATGTTAAACAACAGGTAGAGCCTCTTTTCAACTACTTCAAAGGTATTACTGCAGACTGGACCAAAGTACCAGATGGACACATGGAGCA GTATAACCAAGTGAATGCCATCCGAATGGCGTGTAGCACTGAGGTAGCAGCTTGTACTAATCTCACCCAAACCTGGTACAGGGAGTGGATGAATAATCCAACTCGTAACCC GATTCACGCTAACCTGAGGACTACAGTGTACTGCAGAGCTATTGCTGCAGGGGGCGCTGAGGAGTGGGATTTTGGCTGGcgaatgtttaaaaatgcaacTATTGCCTCTGAAGCTGATAAACTGAGGTCTGCACTGGCATGTGCCACCAAGCCTTGGCTACTGAACAG GTACCTGGAGTACACCTTAGATCCAACCAAAATCCGTAAGCAAGACGCCACCTCCACTATAATCTACATTGCAAACAACGTGGTTGGACAGTCTTTGGCATGGGACTTTGTTCGGGCAAACTGGGCTTACATTTTCAATGA GTATGGAGGTGGATCTTTCTCATTTTCCAATCTGATCAATGGCATTGCTAAAAGATTCTCTACTGAATATGAGCTAAAACAG CTTGAGCAGTTCAGAGATGACAATGCAGATGTTGGCTTTGGCTCTGGTACCCTGGCCATCCAGCAGTCAATTGAAAGCACCAAGGCAAATATCAAATGGGTGGAACAGAACAAGGCTGCGGTGATGGACTGGTTCACGCAAGCAGTGAAATTGTGA